GTAGTCAAAAAAAAGAGAGCTTTTGatcataaattttactaattgcTTCACAGCGTATTTCAAAGAATACGACTGATTACTTATTTGGACAATAAGACCCCTCAATCTTCCAtaaattgaaattatgtttcaaatcccatacatattgttctaaatttcataactatttttgaccctgTGTTTACACGGCTTtgtcgattgaggttaagcgcaatgtcaTACCTTTTGATCTACCTATCTTGTAAGACGTGAGCGATAAAAGTGAAATTCGAGACGTGAGaagtaaaaaatgtgaaatgaaatatgaaaagtAAGATATGAGAAGTGAGAAATTAAGTACGATTTAATACGTGAGAATTGAGGAGTGAGATGTGATAAGTGTATCATTAAAAATTGgaacactagactgagtcgatttggggtaatatttgaatttcgcaaacccgtttatttttaaattgaaaactgaTCTAGCAGAATtgttaagtaacgtttacatgaatgaattttaacttttatgtttgtatagcaaaattaaatattttgttctgaaaaatcaacatcattttgatcacgtctgtggaaccgagcctgttgATGGTTTTAGTGCAAATTTATGAATTCTATGAAGGAATCCCCTAAACAATATTGTCGAAAGTCGCTACTTCGTATCTTAtcatgcaaaaaagttataagctgttgaatagaggcatgtcttttggcattgaaaaacaatcaattcaactgacaccACTACTGGTGATTATAAGCAGTCATAAAATATTTACTCGGTcccgtcggtgagccgttgtatctttttcgaaaaaatcatgatatttacgacttatgttctttctttctttgatatctcatgtttttctaaaatttttcttcgaaaacttGACGATTTTCTGGTATGGAGATGTACCTAAACGAGCATAAGATTGATTCAAATGTTTGTATAATTCAGAATTGTTTAGTgtacattcaaaatttgttttgatgagACAAATATACATACATTTATGAGAAGCAGGAAGTTGATTTCTATTTGGAGATTGACCAGTCtagttatttttaacatttttatgaaccttttcaaaaatatacaaataccCAGGAAGGGTTATGAGCTTCTTGTTAGCAACTTACATAACACGATTAAATACGGCTGATCCAACCGGTCATGGAGTACTTAACAATTTACTTTTCCAACCTTGACCaacaaggtaaaaaaaaagtgatagaaaGAAAAGATGAATGACTGCAACGTTTCAATCCCATGTGCAATGTTGCATCATTGGATTTTTCCCTCAACATTTTGCCCAAAAATGGTTCTTCCTTATCAACAATGGACACGCTGGCACTCAGTCATCGTTGGTCCTTATCGGTTTATTTGAAAGCTTTGATAATATTCTGCTCTACAAGCCTCCGCCATTGCACGACGAAGTGTCCCCGCACGAAACCCGAGTGTAGGGGAAACTTCATGCTGTAGCATAACCTTTATGTTGAGAGCAGTGTCTGCGATAATTTTAACTTACCGGTATAAATAATTCGGGGCTGCTTGTAATGTTTCCTTGAAGTTTACTTCCGATTCGAATCACGGACAATTATCGCATAACTCGCGGATTTAAATTGCAACCAGAAATGCACaatcaaaccaaattttcaaccgGACCGCACGACACACGTCGCGAGTTTTTCAGGTGAGAAACGACGTCGGCGAAGGAATGCAAAAAGAACGTCAAAAGCGCAATGAGGCAGGGCTGAATTCCAGGGGGAGCATTAAAAAGGGTTACACTGAAATTAATCACATAGTAAAAATTGGACGATTTCTAGAaacttatatgaaaaattatttaataatctATTTCAAGTTGATTATAACCAATCAACtggattttcttttgaatattcTAACAGTTAAACATGAATTGATAtttatatgaataaaaaaatctttattacaTTATCATTGAATCACTCGAGGCTCCACCACAGAGACTTTTGTGTTCATTTTTCAGCTTGCGcgtttcaaaaacttttccacatttaGGACATCTTTCATCgtgtttctgaaaataaaaaaaaaacagtaagtaaGCTTATTCATCACATTTTCATCCTTCCAAATTACCCTTTCAGCTCTTACTTTCGCCAGCAACTTAACGGGATTTGGCTTAACACGAAAGTTGGTCCGTTCGCCATGCTTCAAAAACATGTGCTTATTGAAATAGGTGTGATATTTGTGATCCTGACCACAACACTCGTAATTGTCCCGGTAGGAAATGCACAAATGTTGCTCGAAATCGCTCTGCTCCAGAAAAGCCACCAAACAGACTCCGCATTCCAACGGCTTTGGGTTGCCGTGATGATTCATGTGCTCCTCCAGCTGTTCGTTGGTGTTGAACGATTTCACGCAAATTTCACAGATGAAGTACGACTGAATCTACGAGTGGAGGGtttagtttaataaaaaatatttttttttttggaattcaaaACTCACATCGTGATCTCTCTCGATGTGCATTCGCAGCTTATCTTTTCGGCCATAGGAAATATCGCAATACGGACAATTAAATCGCACTTTTAAGTGAATGGTTTCCTTGTGTCGATGCAAATGCATGTTTGTCTTGAAAGCTTTGTCACAGTGCGGACACTTGTAGTTTCGTACTTCCGAATGTGACTTTAGATGTCGCTTCAAACCTATTGTGCTGAAATGATAACCttaattaaatgtttaaaaagagaaaaaaatctataacttACTTTTTAAACGCTAAGCCACAAATTTCGCACTCAACGCTATCGGCCCCCAAGTGAACAAGTTGTAGATGCAATTTTTGTTCCTGTGCGGTATGGAAACTGGAAGCACAATATTCACAATTGTACCTTGTGGTACCCTGATGCCTGCGAATGTGAACTTCGAGTGAGTATTTGTTTTTCAGCTCAAGTCCGCAAATGTCACATCCAAAATAGGCGTGCGACTCTTTTTTGTGCCGGGTAAGATCGTCTTGGGATTTGAGCTCAACCCCGCAGTCATCGGCCGGGCAACTAGGCTCATTTAGAAGTTCGACCTCATTTTGATTTGGAACGTGTTTCTTGAATAAGATTTTTGGCAAAGTAGGATCGGTTTCTATATTGTTTAAATTAGTTTCACTACTTGGACCTGCTTCTCCAAAATCTTTTTGATAACTTTGAGACAACTCGTTCGTTTCATCTATTTCTTCATCGAGAACCTCAATCTCGAATAAGTTGTTTTCGTCATCAATCATTTCCAAACCTTCTTCAGTTGATGGTTCTAAAAACGATTCTTTTGGCTCGGGTTCACTATTGGCTGCTACCAAATCATCCCACTGTAAACGATAGTCATCGCCATCATCGTCGTGATGTATTAAATTTATGTCACGAAAGACATTCAGCATATAATCATAATGCTGATCGAATAGTTGCCGTAGATCGCTTTCCATTCCTTGTAGTTGCATACGAGTGAATGCTATCTGGAAGCTGAGCAGAAAGTCCATTTTCTTTTTAACGCGATAAACGGCTAGGAACTCATCGAGACAGGACTCACAGATTGTCGATGGTAGCATCTCGCCGTATTCCTGGAAGCAAATCAAAGTGAATAATCAAAAAAGgattaatttgaagtttttatttattcaaaccaGTTATCCCACAATTAAATGTCTCAGGAAATGCCTTACCATGAATAATTCATCGTCTAATTTTGTTCAGTGCAGAAtttattaaatggtttaaaaacaTACCTAAATGTGTAACCTGATTTAATCGTGTAAGTAGCGGATTCAAaacaaaacgataaaaataaataaaaatatcgtttttcttACCTCCGGCACGGCGAAGCAAAAATCGTCCAACAGCTCCTGCAGCGTAGCTTCGAATTCAGGCTGCGTTCCGGCCAGCGGAATCCCTTCTGTATCCGTTTTCGGTTGCAAACAAAGGCGGCACACTTCCGGAAACTTTTCGAGTGATGCAAGCGGCATTTTACAACTGTTTTTCTCTAAAGAAACAAATATTATGCACCGCACTTGAAAAAGACGATCAAAATGGAACTGTTTACAaatttgaacattatttttttgcTCGTTGGGAGCTAACTTCACTCACccccttcaaaattttaagacaaaaaaacgtgaaaatttcCCTCCGTGTATagcaatgaaaatttgcattccTTTGCATCAAAACAAAAAGGCTGCGGTTTTATTTCACGTAATTTCgacgggttttcttaaatttattatcGCGAATTCGCGTGTGTGATGTTGGATTGTGCTTAACGAAAATCTCAAACCATGTCGGAAGTAAGGGCAAGGAAGGAGCTGGCTGAGTTGGTGAGAAAATCGGGGTAAGGATCCAAACATGATTGGCTGACCAAATGTTCCGgatgtaattttgttttgtttttgtttaagctGTACATTTTCGGTGGACAATATTCTAACGATCTTCCGGAACAAAGATGCCAAATACACGAACAAGCGGCTTGGAGCGCTTCTGACTCAGCTCTTCAAGACCACTCCCAATGGGGCCAAATATGTGGACGAATTCGTGACGTCCAACCCGAAAGATTCCTACGCGGCATTGATTGTGCTGCTGAATGCCTACGTTCAGGACTGTAAAAACGCTGCGCAGGCGGAAAAGGCTAGCACATTGGTTTCTTCATCAGCGGAACCTGTCTCTAAACGGGTGACAATGTTTGAAAGTCCGCCTTTATCTTCGACCCGGATTGTCACGGAACAAGTTACACCGGAAACGGTTAAAGAAATTAAGGAAAAGATAGCTCAGGCTACTCTGGGGTCCAGTTTCAATAGATCCACAGGATCCATTCCGGCGGCACTGGTTCCCCAATCTTTTGAGTATATCGCCAAAAAGGGATCGATTGTTTCCTGGAATTTCAACTACGAGGAACTGTACCCGATGCAGAACAAAAACGTGGCGGCCATTCCTCTCAGCTCTCAGGAACCGATCGTCCTGAAGGAACTTTTGAACTGTCTGGTAGGAGTCAAAGGCTCTCTAATTACCCCGAAGAAACCGCTTAATCCCATCACCCCGCTAGAGTTTGAAGTTTCCGATCAGATTGAGGAATCTTTGAAAGATATCGTACGTGAGGTGCTCCCGGTGGCTTCCCACTACTCTCAGGTGCAGGACTTCATTGCGGCTTCCAGCTCCCTCGAGAGTGGCCAAGTGTTGCAAGCTCTTCGGGCGGCTTTGCACGCGGTCATAAATGATTACTATTTGTCGATTACCCAACTGGAGAATCTTTTCCTAAAGCAGCAGCTTACCTTCCACAAACTGCTTTACTTTTTGAGACCGGTTTTCCACACCATGGAAGTGTTGGCCGAGACGGTGACGGCCATTCGGCAAACAAGCTCCCGAGGAGGAAATGTCCTTACGCTACTGCACGATAAGATCACTTCAACAACTGGAGATGAAAAGATTCAAAAGGTTCTTATCCATCTGATCGAGCGAGCAGCCGTTCCGTACATGGAAATGTTGCAATCGTGGATTCTGGACGGTGTCATCAACGATCCTCGTCGGGAGTTTCTCATCGAACACAATGCCATGGACCTAAACGAGAACGAGCTGATGGACTACTGGGAGAAACAGTACACAATCCGCCTGGAAAAGGTGCCCTGTTTCCTGAACAAGTTTGCCGATATCATCCTTCGGACCGGAAAGTATTTGAACGTTATCCGTGAATGTGGCAGCTCGGCGGACTATCAGCAGAAAACGGCGGTCACCCTGAAGTATACACATTCGGATCAGACCTACATCAATGCTATTGAGGACGCGTATAACTTTGCATCTTCCTCGCTGCTGAATTTGATCATGAACAAGTACAATTTGATGGGAAGATTGTACTCGGTTAAGCGCTACTTTTTGCTGCAGCAAGGGGACTTCATATCGCAGTTCATGGACGCGTGTGAGGAGGATCTGAACAAAGATGTGGATAATTTGCGTCCCATGCGATTGGAAAATTTGCTGGAAGTTACACTTAACATATCTTCAGCTCGATACGATGAGTACCATGACGATCTGAAGACTATGCTGCTTCCTTACGGAATCGTAACGCAAATCAGTAAAATCGTCAAAAAGGAGGACGTTTTCCTGGACAACCTGGGCGGGGACACTTCTCAGCTGAAGGGCATTGAATGTTTCACCTTCAGCTACAACGCCCAGTGGCCGGTTTCGATCATACTGAATCGATGGACCATATCCAAGTATCAGATGATATTCCGACAGCTGTTCTATCTGAAATATGTTGAACGGATATTGTGCCGAGTTTGGATCGCTAATAATCGCACAAAGCAGTTTGCACCGCAAACAGCTCGGCTTTACAGATCTGCTTTCACCCTTCGGCAGAAAATGTTGATcgccattcaaaattttgagtcgTATATGATGATCGAGGTCATTGAGCCAAACTGGCACATTTTCTTCCAGAACATTAAGCAggtaaaaatatttagaaaaaaaacctaaaattttCAGACTATAtaagtatattttttaatttgcagATCAAAAACATCGATGACGTTCTCAAGTATCATCAGGACTTTCTGGATCAGTGCATGAAAAATTGCATGCTCACCGAACCGGACCTGCTGAAGGCGATCATCAATCTTTGCAACATTTGTATccagttttgtgcatttttggcggtaagttttctatttcaattaaaaatcacGCTCTGTTGATAATGGTTTAAAGTAATATCTGTGTAATTTTTAATCCTAAACGGGACGCTGCCttccttaaaaaatcaaaacatcgtAACCCACTTGGTGTAAATATGA
This sequence is a window from Uranotaenia lowii strain MFRU-FL chromosome 3, ASM2978415v1, whole genome shotgun sequence. Protein-coding genes within it:
- the LOC129756765 gene encoding zinc finger and BTB domain-containing protein 41-like, which encodes MPLASLEKFPEVCRLCLQPKTDTEGIPLAGTQPEFEATLQELLDDFCFAVPEEYGEMLPSTICESCLDEFLAVYRVKKKMDFLLSFQIAFTRMQLQGMESDLRQLFDQHYDYMLNVFRDINLIHHDDDGDDYRLQWDDLVAANSEPEPKESFLEPSTEEGLEMIDDENNLFEIEVLDEEIDETNELSQSYQKDFGEAGPSSETNLNNIETDPTLPKILFKKHVPNQNEVELLNEPSCPADDCGVELKSQDDLTRHKKESHAYFGCDICGLELKNKYSLEVHIRRHQGTTRYNCEYCASSFHTAQEQKLHLQLVHLGADSVECEICGLAFKNTIGLKRHLKSHSEVRNYKCPHCDKAFKTNMHLHRHKETIHLKVRFNCPYCDISYGRKDKLRMHIERDHDIQSYFICEICVKSFNTNEQLEEHMNHHGNPKPLECGVCLVAFLEQSDFEQHLCISYRDNYECCGQDHKYHTYFNKHMFLKHGERTNFRVKPNPVKLLAKVRAERKHDERCPKCGKVFETRKLKNEHKSLCGGASSDSMIM
- the LOC129756764 gene encoding gamma-tubulin complex component 2 homolog, which gives rise to MSEVRARKELAELVRKSGCTFSVDNILTIFRNKDAKYTNKRLGALLTQLFKTTPNGAKYVDEFVTSNPKDSYAALIVLLNAYVQDCKNAAQAEKASTLVSSSAEPVSKRVTMFESPPLSSTRIVTEQVTPETVKEIKEKIAQATLGSSFNRSTGSIPAALVPQSFEYIAKKGSIVSWNFNYEELYPMQNKNVAAIPLSSQEPIVLKELLNCLVGVKGSLITPKKPLNPITPLEFEVSDQIEESLKDIVREVLPVASHYSQVQDFIAASSSLESGQVLQALRAALHAVINDYYLSITQLENLFLKQQLTFHKLLYFLRPVFHTMEVLAETVTAIRQTSSRGGNVLTLLHDKITSTTGDEKIQKVLIHLIERAAVPYMEMLQSWILDGVINDPRREFLIEHNAMDLNENELMDYWEKQYTIRLEKVPCFLNKFADIILRTGKYLNVIRECGSSADYQQKTAVTLKYTHSDQTYINAIEDAYNFASSSLLNLIMNKYNLMGRLYSVKRYFLLQQGDFISQFMDACEEDLNKDVDNLRPMRLENLLEVTLNISSARYDEYHDDLKTMLLPYGIVTQISKIVKKEDVFLDNLGGDTSQLKGIECFTFSYNAQWPVSIILNRWTISKYQMIFRQLFYLKYVERILCRVWIANNRTKQFAPQTARLYRSAFTLRQKMLIAIQNFESYMMIEVIEPNWHIFFQNIKQIKNIDDVLKYHQDFLDQCMKNCMLTEPDLLKAIINLCNICIQFCAFLAEAQRHFVDAEMCSMLVASTDEFSLSSESDYDFACQQVVCVVGTYF